The following are from one region of the Mauremys mutica isolate MM-2020 ecotype Southern chromosome 22, ASM2049712v1, whole genome shotgun sequence genome:
- the MPZL3 gene encoding myelin protein zero-like protein 3 isoform X2: MRGRAAGGLLLLYGVCNALSLEINVDPEVQAFVDEQVTLKCSFRSLSPITQKLTVDWTYQPLTGGHMETIFHYQSVAYPAVVGTFRDRISWVGNVAKGDASIAIQNPTMNDNGTFTCAVKNPPDVHHNIPQTKLTVTHRGFSFQLTSAVLLSILVFLPSVIVVILLLVRMGRKFGVLKHRKKSGYKKSSIEVSDEPEHTEQGTCLGRMGTWCLQCVDTDDEEPY, encoded by the exons atgcggggccgggcggccggcggCCTCCTGCTTCTGTACG GTGTCTGCAATGCTCTTTCATTGGAAATTAACGTGGATCCTGAAGTACAAGCTTTTGTTGATGAGCAGGTGACCCTGAAATGCTCATTCAGATCCTTGTCTCCCATAACTCAGAAGCTGACTGTAGACTGGACTTACCAGCCCCTCACAGGTGGTCATATGGAGACA ATTTTTCATTATCAGTCTGTTGCATACCCAGCTGTAGTGGGAACATTCAGAGACAGAATTTCATGGGTTGGGAACGTTGCCAAGGGTGATGCCTCCATTGCTATCCAAAACCCGACGATGAATGACAATGGGACGTTCACCTGTGCCGTGAAGAATCCCCCAGATGTGCACCACAACATCCCCCAGACCAAGCTGACAGTCACACACAGGG gcTTTTCTTTCCAGCTAACTTCAGCAGTGTTGCTATCCATCTTAGTGTTCCTCCCCTCTGTCATTGTGGTCATTCTGCTGCTGGTGAGGATGGGAAGGAAATTTGGAGTCCTAAAGCATAGAAAAAAATCTGGCTATAAGAAATCATCCATTGAAGTCTCTGATGA GCCTGAGCACactgagcagggcacctgcc
- the MPZL3 gene encoding myelin protein zero-like protein 3 isoform X1, with protein MSRLCLGSRASPDACVWALALHTPSFRGVCNALSLEINVDPEVQAFVDEQVTLKCSFRSLSPITQKLTVDWTYQPLTGGHMETIFHYQSVAYPAVVGTFRDRISWVGNVAKGDASIAIQNPTMNDNGTFTCAVKNPPDVHHNIPQTKLTVTHRGFSFQLTSAVLLSILVFLPSVIVVILLLVRMGRKFGVLKHRKKSGYKKSSIEVSDEPEHTEQGTCLGRMGTWCLQCVDTDDEEPY; from the exons ATGTCCAGGCTTTGTCTAGGGAGCAGAGCTTCCCCTGATGCCTGTGTTTGGGCCCTGGCTCTACACACACCATCATTTAGAG GTGTCTGCAATGCTCTTTCATTGGAAATTAACGTGGATCCTGAAGTACAAGCTTTTGTTGATGAGCAGGTGACCCTGAAATGCTCATTCAGATCCTTGTCTCCCATAACTCAGAAGCTGACTGTAGACTGGACTTACCAGCCCCTCACAGGTGGTCATATGGAGACA ATTTTTCATTATCAGTCTGTTGCATACCCAGCTGTAGTGGGAACATTCAGAGACAGAATTTCATGGGTTGGGAACGTTGCCAAGGGTGATGCCTCCATTGCTATCCAAAACCCGACGATGAATGACAATGGGACGTTCACCTGTGCCGTGAAGAATCCCCCAGATGTGCACCACAACATCCCCCAGACCAAGCTGACAGTCACACACAGGG gcTTTTCTTTCCAGCTAACTTCAGCAGTGTTGCTATCCATCTTAGTGTTCCTCCCCTCTGTCATTGTGGTCATTCTGCTGCTGGTGAGGATGGGAAGGAAATTTGGAGTCCTAAAGCATAGAAAAAAATCTGGCTATAAGAAATCATCCATTGAAGTCTCTGATGA GCCTGAGCACactgagcagggcacctgcc